The Geobacillus stearothermophilus ATCC 12980 genome contains a region encoding:
- a CDS encoding stage V sporulation protein AE gives MEKRRVILVTDGDEFACRAIERVAAEIGGRCISRSQGNPTKLSGEQLVELILQTPHDPVFVMFDDCGALGEGAGEQALRYVATHEQIQVLGALAVASNTHQHEWTKVHVSIDRDGVMTEYGVDKEGVRDLEIGRINGDTVYCLDRLNIPLIVGIGDIGKMGYRDHAKYGAPITRKAVELILERSGGHAGKRKETESADREAAR, from the coding sequence ATGGAAAAACGACGAGTCATTTTAGTAACGGATGGGGACGAGTTCGCCTGCCGGGCGATTGAGCGGGTTGCAGCCGAAATCGGCGGCCGTTGCATTTCTCGCTCGCAAGGCAATCCGACGAAACTGAGCGGTGAACAGTTGGTCGAACTCATTTTGCAAACGCCGCACGATCCAGTGTTTGTCATGTTTGACGATTGCGGCGCCCTCGGGGAGGGGGCCGGAGAGCAGGCGCTTCGCTATGTGGCGACGCATGAGCAAATCCAAGTGCTCGGGGCGCTGGCGGTTGCCTCCAATACGCACCAGCATGAATGGACAAAAGTGCATGTGAGCATCGACCGTGACGGCGTGATGACCGAATATGGGGTCGATAAAGAAGGCGTCCGGGACCTCGAGATCGGGCGGATCAATGGCGATACCGTCTACTGCCTTGACCGGCTGAACATTCCGCTCATCGTCGGCATCGGCGACATCGGCAAAATGGGATATCGAGACCATGCGAAATACGGAGCGCCGATTACGCGCAAGGCGGTCGAGTTGATTCTCGAAAGGAGTGGTGGACATGCCGGAAAAAGAAAAGAAACCGAAAGCGCCGATCGCGAAGCGGCTCGTTGA
- a CDS encoding SpoVA/SpoVAEb family sporulation membrane protein gives MEYVRAFLAGGLLCAIVQLIIDRGKWTPAGVAGSLVVFGVLLGFGGVYDPFVAWAGAGATMPLCGFGYWLAKGAMVEPRPEGFVETGAAVFRFAGALFAFIVAGSFAAALTCKPKG, from the coding sequence ATGGAATACGTCCGTGCCTTTCTCGCCGGCGGGCTGCTGTGCGCCATCGTTCAGCTCATCATCGACCGCGGCAAATGGACGCCGGCTGGCGTCGCCGGTTCGCTTGTCGTCTTTGGCGTACTCCTTGGCTTTGGCGGCGTCTATGATCCATTCGTCGCTTGGGCTGGCGCCGGGGCGACGATGCCGCTATGCGGATTTGGGTATTGGTTGGCGAAAGGGGCCATGGTAGAACCGCGGCCGGAGGGATTTGTCGAAACCGGAGCAGCGGTGTTCCGATTTGCCGGCGCCTTGTTCGCTTTTATCGTGGCTGGCTCTTTTGCCGCGGCGCTCACTTGCAAACCGAAAGGGTAG
- the spoVAD gene encoding stage V sporulation protein AD, with protein MKRVGKQTWVFDDGVYIQAAAAAVGPLEADGPLGSYFDVCHRDLYCGEATWELAERRLMREAVDCCLQKAGVSAEEVDLFLAGDLLNQNATSNYVARELPIPFLCLFGACSTSMQTLAAAAAFVAGGLADRALAATSSHNATAERQFRYPTELGVQKPKTATFTVTGAGAALVGRAPGRWRVRAATIGKVVDAGLKNPLDMGAAMAPAAADTIEQHFRDLGVSPGDYDLIVTGDLSRVGSVIVRELLAESGYDVTDVYNDCGMMIYRPDQKVFAGGSGCACSAVVTYGYLLQELARGTFRRLFVVATGALLSQTMVQQKQSIPAIAHGVVIEAAGQESDLPP; from the coding sequence ATGAAACGTGTCGGAAAGCAGACATGGGTGTTTGACGATGGTGTTTACATCCAAGCGGCCGCTGCCGCAGTCGGGCCGCTTGAAGCCGACGGGCCGCTCGGAAGTTATTTTGATGTTTGTCATCGCGACTTATATTGCGGCGAAGCGACGTGGGAGCTGGCCGAGCGGAGGCTGATGCGGGAGGCGGTGGATTGCTGCTTGCAAAAGGCGGGCGTCTCTGCCGAAGAAGTCGATCTATTTTTGGCCGGTGATTTGTTAAACCAAAATGCGACATCGAACTATGTCGCCCGCGAGCTGCCGATTCCGTTTTTATGCTTGTTCGGCGCCTGTTCGACCTCGATGCAAACGTTGGCGGCAGCCGCTGCGTTTGTCGCTGGTGGATTGGCTGATCGGGCGCTTGCGGCGACAAGCAGTCATAACGCGACGGCCGAACGGCAGTTTCGCTACCCGACTGAACTGGGGGTGCAAAAGCCGAAAACGGCGACGTTCACCGTCACGGGCGCCGGTGCCGCGCTCGTTGGCCGCGCGCCGGGACGTTGGCGCGTCCGGGCGGCGACGATCGGCAAAGTCGTTGACGCCGGGCTGAAAAACCCACTCGACATGGGGGCGGCGATGGCCCCGGCGGCGGCCGATACGATCGAGCAGCATTTCCGTGACTTAGGCGTCTCGCCGGGCGATTACGATTTGATTGTCACCGGCGACTTGTCGCGCGTCGGCAGCGTCATCGTCCGCGAGTTGCTTGCTGAATCAGGCTACGATGTGACCGACGTTTACAACGATTGCGGGATGATGATTTACCGGCCAGATCAAAAGGTGTTCGCCGGCGGCAGCGGCTGCGCCTGCTCGGCGGTCGTCACGTACGGGTATTTGCTTCAAGAGCTCGCCCGCGGAACGTTTCGACGCCTGTTTGTCGTCGCTACCGGGGCGCTCTTGAGTCAAACGATGGTGCAGCAAAAACAGTCGATCCCAGCGATCGCTCACGGCGTCGTCATCGAAGCGGCTGGACAGGAGTCGGATTTGCCGCCGTAG
- a CDS encoding SpoVA/SpoVAEb family sporulation membrane protein produces the protein MGLKSDYVREVKAFQPSPPYAANAVKAFLVGGALCALAQWLVDWYGVTFAASPLEAHLWASMVMAGLAIVLTAVGKYDDFSQFAGAGATMLITGLANAIASAAIEHRSEGWTAGVAGQMLKAGGAAVIYGLIAAYVLGLVWP, from the coding sequence GTGGGATTAAAGTCCGATTATGTCCGTGAGGTGAAGGCGTTTCAGCCTTCTCCCCCATACGCCGCCAATGCGGTAAAAGCGTTTCTTGTCGGCGGGGCGCTTTGTGCGTTGGCGCAATGGCTCGTTGATTGGTATGGCGTCACGTTTGCCGCTTCGCCGCTCGAGGCTCATCTGTGGGCGTCTATGGTGATGGCCGGATTGGCGATTGTGCTGACGGCCGTCGGGAAATATGATGATTTCAGCCAATTTGCCGGTGCGGGGGCGACGATGCTCATTACAGGGCTGGCCAATGCCATCGCGAGCGCTGCCATCGAACATCGCAGCGAAGGATGGACGGCCGGGGTGGCCGGGCAGATGTTGAAAGCCGGTGGGGCAGCGGTCATTTATGGTCTGATTGCCGCCTATGTGCTTGGCCTTGTTTGGCCGTGA
- a CDS encoding stage V sporulation protein AB: protein MTTLKVLLVVFVGFAGGLAVGTGFVAFLVVLGVIPRLTQLTKTTKRIHAYEWSAVAGAIVGGWMSLCHSVWHLSKYWLVPIGLFHGVFIGMLAAALTEVLNVWPILAKRIGVDDKIVILLMAIAFGKVAGSLFHWLYFVDHFR, encoded by the coding sequence TTGACGACGCTTAAGGTGTTGCTGGTAGTGTTCGTCGGCTTTGCTGGAGGGCTGGCGGTCGGAACCGGGTTTGTCGCCTTTTTGGTTGTGCTTGGCGTCATTCCGCGCTTGACGCAGCTGACGAAAACGACGAAGCGCATTCACGCCTATGAGTGGAGTGCTGTCGCGGGTGCCATTGTCGGCGGCTGGATGAGCCTGTGCCATTCGGTGTGGCATTTATCCAAATATTGGCTTGTGCCGATCGGATTGTTTCATGGTGTGTTTATCGGAATGCTCGCTGCCGCTTTAACAGAGGTGTTGAACGTTTGGCCGATTTTAGCGAAGCGGATCGGCGTCGATGATAAAATCGTCATTTTACTTATGGCCATCGCCTTTGGCAAAGTGGCCGGTTCGTTGTTTCATTGGCTTTATTTTGTCGATCACTTTCGCTGA
- a CDS encoding stage V sporulation protein AA, translated as MATTVFIKPRHRVQVKPGAVVTLGEVAQMTGGDGGLIRRLKAIPLYRIQPSDKNIVIIDMMHIVRAVLDADPSLDVQMVGPSQTIVEVVYEKRRFSMASFLLVWLLLFVGSAMAIMNFHEDVSMQQAHRHLYQMMTGQSVDKPLLLQIPYSLGLGIGMILFFNHWFRKRINEEPSPLEVEMFNYQQAIDQYVILHENKESMRHLDDA; from the coding sequence ATGGCAACCACTGTGTTTATTAAGCCACGCCATCGCGTGCAAGTGAAACCGGGAGCGGTCGTCACGCTCGGAGAAGTGGCCCAAATGACGGGAGGAGATGGCGGGCTGATTCGCCGGCTGAAGGCGATTCCGCTCTACCGCATCCAGCCGAGCGACAAGAACATCGTCATTATCGATATGATGCACATTGTTCGGGCTGTGCTTGATGCCGACCCGTCGCTTGATGTGCAGATGGTCGGCCCCTCACAGACGATCGTGGAAGTTGTGTACGAAAAACGGCGGTTTTCAATGGCTTCTTTTCTTCTCGTTTGGCTTCTTTTGTTCGTCGGTTCAGCCATGGCGATCATGAATTTCCACGAAGATGTGAGCATGCAGCAAGCGCATCGCCATCTTTACCAGATGATGACCGGCCAATCGGTCGATAAACCGCTGCTTTTGCAAATTCCATATTCGCTTGGGCTCGGCATCGGGATGATTTTATTTTTCAACCATTGGTTCCGCAAACGAATCAACGAGGAGCCCAGCCCTCTTGAAGTCGAAATGTTCAACTACCAGCAGGCGATCGATCAATACGTCATTTTGCACGAAAACAAAGAAAGCATGAGGCATCTTGACGACGCTTAA
- the sigF gene encoding RNA polymerase sporulation sigma factor SigF, whose amino-acid sequence MDVDVKQGQSPIKDQEMKELIRRSQEGDQEARDEIIEKNMRLVWSVVQRFLNRGYEADDLFQIGCIGLLKSVDKFDLSYDVKFSTYAVPMIIGEIQRFLRDDGTVKVSRSLKEMGNKIRKAKDELSKTRGRAPTVTEIADHLGISPEDVVLAQEAVRLPTSIHETVYENDGDPITLLDQIADADEASWFDKIALKKAIEELDERERLIVYLRYYKDQTQSEVASRLGISQVQVSRLEKKILQHIKDKMDG is encoded by the coding sequence ATGGATGTCGATGTCAAGCAAGGTCAGTCGCCAATCAAAGATCAGGAGATGAAAGAGCTGATCCGCCGCAGCCAAGAAGGCGATCAAGAAGCGCGTGATGAAATTATTGAAAAAAACATGCGCCTCGTCTGGTCGGTCGTTCAACGTTTTTTAAACCGCGGCTATGAAGCGGATGACTTGTTTCAAATCGGCTGCATCGGCTTGTTAAAGTCGGTCGACAAGTTTGACCTGTCATATGACGTCAAGTTTTCGACGTACGCCGTGCCGATGATCATTGGGGAGATTCAGCGGTTTCTTCGCGACGACGGCACCGTCAAAGTGAGCCGTTCGCTGAAAGAGATGGGCAACAAAATCCGCAAGGCGAAAGATGAGCTGTCGAAAACGCGCGGGCGGGCGCCGACGGTTACGGAAATCGCCGACCATTTAGGCATTTCGCCAGAAGACGTTGTTCTGGCTCAAGAGGCGGTCCGCTTGCCGACATCGATTCACGAAACGGTGTACGAAAACGACGGCGATCCGATTACGTTGCTTGATCAAATTGCTGACGCCGACGAGGCGTCATGGTTTGACAAAATCGCCTTAAAAAAAGCGATCGAAGAACTCGACGAGCGTGAGAGGCTGATCGTCTATTTGCGCTATTACAAAGACCAAACCCAGTCCGAAGTGGCATCGAGGCTCGGCATCTCTCAAGTGCAAGTATCCCGGCTGGAAAAGAAAATATTGCAGCACATAAAGGACAAAATGGACGGATAG
- the spoIIAB gene encoding anti-sigma F factor, whose protein sequence is MRNEMHLQFSARSENESFARVTVAAFVAQLDPTMDELTEIKTVVSEAVTNAIIHGYNNDPNGIVSISVIIEDGVVHLTVRDEGVGIPDIEEARQPLFTTKPELERSGMGFTIMENFMDEVIVESEVNKGTTVYLKKHIVKSKALCN, encoded by the coding sequence ATGCGCAACGAAATGCACCTCCAATTTTCTGCCCGCAGCGAAAATGAATCGTTCGCCCGTGTGACTGTGGCGGCGTTCGTCGCCCAGCTTGACCCGACGATGGACGAACTGACGGAAATTAAAACGGTTGTCTCTGAGGCGGTGACAAACGCGATCATTCACGGCTACAACAACGATCCGAACGGCATCGTCTCCATTTCGGTCATCATTGAAGACGGTGTCGTCCATTTGACGGTGAGAGACGAAGGAGTCGGCATTCCTGACATCGAAGAAGCGCGCCAGCCGTTGTTTACGACAAAGCCCGAGCTCGAGCGGTCAGGGATGGGCTTTACCATTATGGAAAACTTCATGGACGAAGTCATCGTCGAATCGGAAGTGAATAAAGGGACGACTGTGTATTTGAAAAAGCATATTGTGAAAAGCAAAGCGTTATGTAACTGA
- the spoIIAA gene encoding anti-sigma F factor antagonist yields MSLAIDLEVKQDVLIVRLSGELDHHTAEELREQVTDVLENRAIRHIVLNLGQLTFMDSSGLGVILGRYKQIKNVGGQMVVCAVSPAVKRLFDMSGLFKIIRVEADEQFALQALGVA; encoded by the coding sequence GTGAGTCTCGCGATCGACTTGGAAGTGAAGCAAGACGTGCTCATCGTTCGCCTGTCTGGGGAGCTTGACCATCATACAGCCGAAGAATTGCGTGAACAAGTGACGGATGTGCTCGAAAACCGAGCGATCCGCCATATCGTGCTCAATTTAGGACAATTGACGTTCATGGACAGCTCTGGCCTCGGCGTCATTCTCGGACGCTATAAGCAAATCAAAAACGTCGGCGGGCAGATGGTTGTATGCGCCGTATCGCCGGCCGTCAAACGGCTGTTTGACATGTCGGGTCTGTTTAAAATCATCCGCGTTGAGGCGGATGAGCAATTCGCCTTGCAAGCATTGGGGGTGGCGTAA
- a CDS encoding D-alanyl-D-alanine carboxypeptidase family protein, translating into MKTKVTRLLLLPFLLFLPLSAHAEAKEMKEAKVKLADEAKSAILIERDTGKVLYEKNAHEPLPPASMTKIMTMLLIMEAIDEGKLSYDEKVRASEYAASMGGSQIFLEPGEEMTVDEMLHGIAIGSANDASVAMAEQIAGSEEAFVEMMNKKAKQLGLKNTHFANATGLPAEHHYSSAYDMAMMARELLKYEDITKYTSKYEDYLRENTDKKFWLVNTNRLVKFYPGVDGLKTGYTAEAKYCLTATAKKNGMRVIAVVFGAPTPKSRNAQITKMLDYAFSQYRTHQVYKRNETVARVNISKGKRSSVEAVTSESVSVLTKKGQSVEQIEKVIKVKDNVKAPVRKGDELGVLILKQDGKEILHSPIVAKQTVEEASFWDLFKRVFGRFVQVG; encoded by the coding sequence ATGAAAACGAAAGTCACTCGTCTTCTTTTATTGCCGTTTCTTCTTTTTCTTCCTCTTTCTGCCCATGCCGAGGCGAAAGAGATGAAGGAGGCGAAAGTGAAGCTGGCCGATGAGGCGAAATCAGCCATTTTGATTGAACGCGACACCGGCAAAGTATTGTATGAAAAAAATGCCCATGAACCATTGCCGCCGGCGAGCATGACGAAAATTATGACGATGCTGTTGATCATGGAAGCCATCGATGAAGGAAAGCTGTCCTACGATGAAAAAGTGCGGGCGAGCGAATACGCCGCGTCAATGGGTGGATCGCAAATTTTCCTCGAGCCGGGCGAGGAAATGACCGTCGATGAGATGCTGCACGGCATTGCCATCGGTTCGGCCAACGACGCGTCGGTCGCTATGGCTGAGCAGATCGCCGGGTCGGAAGAAGCATTTGTCGAGATGATGAATAAAAAAGCGAAACAGCTTGGCTTAAAAAACACCCATTTCGCCAATGCGACCGGCCTGCCGGCGGAACATCACTACAGCAGCGCTTATGATATGGCCATGATGGCGCGCGAACTGTTGAAATATGAAGATATTACGAAATATACGAGCAAGTACGAAGACTATTTGCGCGAAAATACGGACAAAAAATTTTGGCTCGTCAATACGAACCGGCTTGTCAAATTTTATCCGGGCGTTGACGGCCTGAAAACCGGATATACAGCCGAAGCGAAATATTGTTTGACCGCCACGGCGAAAAAGAACGGCATGCGCGTCATCGCTGTTGTGTTTGGAGCACCGACGCCGAAATCGCGCAATGCGCAAATTACGAAGATGCTCGATTACGCGTTTTCCCAATATCGAACTCACCAGGTGTACAAACGGAATGAAACAGTCGCCCGCGTCAACATAAGCAAAGGCAAACGGTCATCCGTCGAAGCGGTGACGTCGGAGTCGGTGTCGGTGCTGACGAAAAAAGGACAGTCGGTCGAGCAGATCGAAAAAGTGATCAAAGTGAAAGACAATGTGAAAGCACCCGTTCGCAAAGGCGATGAGCTTGGCGTCCTCATTTTAAAACAGGATGGAAAAGAAATTTTGCACAGCCCGATCGTCGCCAAGCAAACGGTCGAAGAAGCGAGCTTTTGGGATTTGTTTAAGCGGGTGTTTGGCCGCTTCGTGCAAGTGGGATAA
- a CDS encoding pyrimidine-nucleoside phosphorylase, with protein sequence MRMVDLIAKKRDGKALTKEEIEWIVRGYTNGDIPDYQMSALAMAIYFRGMTEEETAALTMAMVQSGEMLDLSSIRGVKVDKHSTGGVGDTTTLVLGPLVASVGVPVAKMSGRGLGHTGGTIDKLESVPGFHVEISKDEFIRLVNENGIAIIGQTGDLTPADKKLYALRDVTATVNSIPLIASSIMSKKIAAGADAIVLDVKTGAGAFMKKLDEARRLARVMVDIGKRVGRRTMAVISDMSQPLGYAVGNALEVKEAIETLKGNGPHDLTELCLTLGSHMVYLAEKAPSLDEARRLLEEAIRSGAAIAAFKTFLAAQGGDASVVDDLDKLPKAAYTSTVTAAADGYVAEMAADDIGTAAMWLGAGRAKKEDVIDLAVGIVLHKKIGDRVQKGEALATIHSNRPDVLDVKEKIEAAIRLSPQPVARPPLIYETIV encoded by the coding sequence ATGCGAATGGTCGATTTGATTGCGAAAAAGCGCGACGGAAAGGCGCTGACGAAGGAAGAAATTGAGTGGATCGTCCGAGGGTATACAAACGGGGACATTCCCGATTACCAAATGAGCGCGCTCGCGATGGCGATTTATTTTCGCGGCATGACCGAGGAAGAAACGGCCGCGCTGACGATGGCGATGGTGCAATCCGGCGAAATGCTCGATTTGTCGAGTATTCGCGGCGTGAAAGTCGATAAACATTCGACCGGCGGGGTCGGCGATACGACGACGCTCGTTTTAGGGCCGCTTGTCGCTTCTGTCGGCGTGCCGGTGGCGAAAATGTCTGGGCGCGGCCTCGGCCATACGGGCGGCACGATCGACAAACTCGAGTCCGTGCCCGGGTTTCATGTCGAGATCAGCAAAGACGAGTTCATTCGACTCGTGAATGAAAACGGAATCGCCATTATCGGCCAAACGGGCGATTTGACACCGGCTGACAAAAAGCTATATGCGCTTCGCGATGTGACGGCGACCGTCAACAGCATTCCGCTCATCGCCTCGTCGATCATGAGCAAAAAAATCGCCGCTGGGGCTGATGCCATCGTCTTGGATGTGAAAACGGGCGCCGGAGCGTTTATGAAGAAACTTGACGAGGCGCGCCGGCTCGCTCGAGTGATGGTCGACATTGGCAAGCGCGTCGGCCGCCGGACGATGGCGGTCATTTCTGACATGAGCCAGCCGCTCGGCTATGCCGTCGGCAACGCCTTGGAAGTGAAAGAGGCCATCGAAACGTTAAAAGGAAACGGGCCGCACGATTTAACCGAACTTTGTTTGACGCTCGGCAGCCATATGGTCTATTTGGCGGAGAAGGCGCCATCGCTTGATGAGGCGCGCCGTTTGCTTGAAGAGGCGATTCGCAGCGGGGCCGCCATCGCGGCGTTCAAAACGTTTTTGGCCGCTCAAGGTGGAGATGCATCGGTCGTCGACGATCTGGATAAATTGCCCAAGGCGGCCTATACGTCGACCGTCACGGCGGCTGCCGACGGCTATGTCGCCGAGATGGCCGCCGATGACATCGGCACGGCCGCCATGTGGCTCGGCGCCGGCCGGGCGAAAAAAGAAGACGTGATCGATTTGGCGGTCGGCATTGTGCTCCATAAAAAAATCGGCGATCGCGTGCAGAAAGGGGAAGCGCTCGCCACGATTCACAGCAACCGGCCAGATGTGCTTGACGTGAAAGAAAAGATCGAGGCGGCTATTCGTCTGTCGCCGCAGCCGGTTGCTCGGCCGCCGCTCATTTATGAGACCATCGTATAG
- a CDS encoding purine-nucleoside phosphorylase, with amino-acid sequence MDRQAIEKTSGHLRPLMPTPPEIGLILGSGLGVLADEIEEAVRIPYEDIPGFPVSTVEGHAGRLVYGRLEGATVVAMQGRFHYYEGYSLQEVTFPIRVMKALGVRELIVTNAAGGINERFQPGDFMIISDHINLLGTNPLIGPNDPELGPRFPDMTEAYSRRLRELAKETAARLGVCVHEGVYVANTGPSYETPAEIRMIRTLGGDAVGMSTVPEVIVARHGGIEVLGISCISNMAAGMSDAPLHHDEVVETAERVKTDFLRLVKAIVAEMAKSKRKR; translated from the coding sequence ATGGATCGACAAGCGATTGAAAAAACCTCCGGTCATTTGCGCCCATTGATGCCAACTCCGCCTGAAATCGGTCTCATTCTCGGCTCGGGGCTCGGCGTGCTCGCTGATGAAATCGAAGAGGCGGTTCGCATTCCGTATGAAGATATTCCCGGATTTCCAGTGTCGACCGTTGAAGGACACGCTGGACGGCTCGTATATGGGCGGCTTGAGGGGGCGACCGTTGTCGCCATGCAAGGGCGGTTTCATTATTATGAAGGGTATTCGCTTCAAGAAGTGACGTTTCCCATCCGGGTGATGAAGGCGCTTGGCGTCCGCGAATTGATCGTGACAAACGCTGCGGGCGGCATCAACGAACGGTTCCAGCCCGGCGATTTCATGATCATTTCCGACCATATCAACTTGCTGGGCACAAATCCGCTCATTGGTCCGAACGATCCGGAGCTTGGTCCTCGCTTTCCAGACATGACGGAAGCGTACAGCCGGCGGCTGCGCGAGCTCGCCAAGGAAACGGCGGCGAGACTTGGCGTTTGCGTGCATGAAGGAGTATATGTCGCCAATACGGGGCCGTCGTACGAAACGCCGGCGGAAATCCGCATGATTCGTACGCTCGGCGGCGATGCGGTCGGCATGTCGACCGTCCCGGAAGTGATCGTCGCCCGCCACGGCGGCATTGAGGTGCTCGGCATTTCGTGCATTTCGAATATGGCTGCAGGGATGTCGGATGCTCCGCTTCACCACGACGAAGTGGTTGAAACGGCCGAGCGGGTGAAGACGGACTTTTTGCGGCTTGTGAAAGCGATTGTCGCCGAAATGGCGAAATCAAAACGAAAAAGGTGA
- the deoB gene encoding phosphopentomutase → MNVKTTYQRVFLIVMDSVGIGEAPDAEKYNDKGADTLGHIAEYRGGLYMPNMAKLGLSHIREIKGVPKVERPLAYYTKMKEASAGKDTMTGHWELMGLRIDKPFRVFPNGFPDELIAELERRTGRNVIGNKPASGTAIIEELGEEHMKTGAIIVYTSADSVLQIAAHEQVVPLDELYRICEIARELTRDEPYMVGRVIARPFIGKPGHFERTANRHDYALKPFGKTVMNELKDAGYEVIAIGKIADIYDNEGVTQSLRTTSNMDGMDKLVDTLGMDFTGLSFVNLVDFDAKYGHRRDPKGYGDALEEFDARLADVLPRLTADDLLIITADHGNDPIHHGTDHTREYVPLLVYSPRFRGGKPLPVRETFADVGATIADNFQVNRPPYGTSFLADLA, encoded by the coding sequence ATGAATGTGAAAACGACATACCAGCGTGTTTTTTTGATTGTGATGGATTCAGTCGGCATCGGTGAGGCGCCGGATGCCGAGAAATACAACGACAAAGGAGCGGATACGCTCGGCCATATCGCTGAGTATCGCGGCGGCCTCTATATGCCGAACATGGCGAAGCTCGGCCTAAGCCATATTCGTGAGATCAAAGGGGTGCCGAAAGTCGAGCGCCCGCTCGCGTACTATACAAAAATGAAGGAAGCATCGGCTGGAAAAGATACGATGACAGGCCATTGGGAGCTGATGGGCCTTCGCATCGACAAGCCGTTCCGCGTCTTTCCGAACGGGTTCCCAGATGAATTGATCGCTGAGCTCGAGCGGCGCACCGGCCGGAACGTGATCGGCAACAAACCGGCGAGCGGAACAGCGATCATCGAAGAGCTTGGCGAAGAGCATATGAAAACAGGGGCGATCATCGTCTATACATCAGCCGACTCCGTCTTGCAAATCGCCGCCCATGAACAAGTTGTGCCGCTTGATGAATTGTACCGCATTTGCGAAATCGCTCGTGAATTGACGCGCGACGAGCCGTATATGGTCGGGCGCGTCATTGCCCGACCGTTCATCGGCAAACCCGGCCATTTTGAGCGAACCGCCAACCGGCACGACTATGCGCTTAAGCCGTTTGGCAAAACGGTGATGAATGAATTGAAAGACGCCGGTTATGAAGTGATTGCCATCGGGAAGATCGCCGATATTTACGACAATGAAGGAGTTACCCAGTCGTTGCGAACGACATCCAATATGGACGGAATGGATAAGCTCGTCGACACGCTCGGCATGGACTTTACCGGGTTGAGTTTCGTCAATCTCGTCGATTTTGACGCTAAATACGGCCATCGCCGCGACCCAAAAGGTTACGGCGATGCGCTCGAAGAGTTTGACGCCCGGCTTGCCGATGTGTTGCCGCGCTTGACAGCGGACGACTTGCTTATCATCACCGCTGACCATGGCAACGACCCGATTCACCATGGAACTGACCATACGCGCGAATATGTGCCGCTTCTTGTGTACAGCCCGCGATTTCGCGGCGGCAAGCCGCTCCCAGTCCGCGAGACGTTTGCCGATGTCGGCGCAACGATTGCGGATAACTTCCAAGTCAACCGGCCGCCGTACGGAACAAGCTTTTTGGCTGATTTGGCCTAA